A part of Bdellovibrionales bacterium genomic DNA contains:
- the kdsA gene encoding 3-deoxy-8-phosphooctulonate synthase codes for MKRIETISLPSREFRVPSPRGPDIAVGKGHGLALIAGPCVIDSKELIYETAHALAEISQRLGVGLIFKSSFEKDNRGSEKNWRGPMAIDGLKILANVRKEFGLPVLTDIHRIEDVAMVAEHVDVLQIPAYMCQQTSLVIACGETGRPINVKKGQFLAPENMNGAVSKIRSTGNKNVLLTERGACFGYNRLVADMRSIPVMQELGAPVCFDATHVVRLYGISSADPAGGEPRFVPHLVLAAVAAGSDALFIETHPRPMEAKCDAASQLNLKHFENLVQMALNVRKAIGSPEKVGMIEPV; via the coding sequence ATGAAAAGAATCGAAACAATCAGTTTGCCATCTCGTGAATTTCGCGTCCCTAGTCCGCGCGGCCCTGATATTGCTGTTGGTAAGGGGCACGGCTTAGCTCTCATTGCTGGACCCTGCGTGATCGATAGCAAGGAGCTCATCTACGAAACAGCTCATGCATTGGCCGAAATCAGCCAAAGATTGGGAGTCGGACTGATTTTTAAGAGCAGTTTTGAAAAGGACAACCGAGGAAGTGAAAAAAACTGGAGAGGACCAATGGCTATCGATGGTCTGAAGATTTTAGCCAACGTCCGCAAGGAGTTTGGCTTGCCCGTTCTTACCGACATTCATCGAATTGAAGACGTCGCTATGGTTGCCGAACACGTTGATGTTCTTCAAATTCCAGCCTACATGTGCCAGCAAACCTCTCTGGTCATCGCTTGCGGAGAAACTGGTCGACCTATTAATGTTAAGAAGGGACAGTTTCTTGCCCCCGAAAACATGAATGGCGCTGTTTCGAAAATTCGTTCAACGGGAAACAAAAATGTTCTCCTTACAGAAAGAGGAGCCTGCTTCGGCTACAATCGTCTGGTTGCCGACATGAGGTCCATCCCTGTCATGCAGGAGTTGGGAGCCCCCGTTTGCTTCGACGCGACCCATGTTGTTAGACTTTATGGAATCTCAAGTGCTGACCCCGCGGGAGGTGAGCCGCGCTTCGTGCCTCATTTGGTTCTAGCCGCCGTTGCAGCTGGGAGTGACGCTCTTTTTATAGAAACCCATCCTCGTCCTATGGAAGCAAAATGTGATGCCGCCTCTCAATTGAATCTCAAACACTTTGAAAATTTGGTCCAAATGGCTTTGAATGTTCGCAAAGCAATTGGATCTCCTGAAAAAGTCGGTATGATCGAACCTGTCTAG